One Choloepus didactylus isolate mChoDid1 chromosome 16, mChoDid1.pri, whole genome shotgun sequence DNA window includes the following coding sequences:
- the LOC119511317 gene encoding ral guanine nucleotide dissociation stimulator-like, with protein MEATWMSPAVPPPKVASSPAQEPNLDTSPAGVALTELAEHQVAPSTQQLQVGCPDIQFGPMEKHSAWFGAVEHLSKAEGHQEPSIEPRSSSTSQSSAQLHSGPDLSSVDAAASVSGHLVGASKPDVVLGMTLDTECPNGQEKQFGESTPPSSLELSTVTSTSSTTSSSLACALPWAPLNSHRCSGLLPIYNKLMDNQCKVLVRLEVDNRNACKSLMVSWVGGHP; from the exons ATGGAGGCAACTTGGATGTCACCTGCTGTGCCACCTCCTAAGGTTGCATCATCACCGGCTCAGGAGCCCAACCTGGATACATCACCTGCTGGAGTAGCCCTCACAGAGCTGGCA GAACACCAGGTTGCACCAAGCACCCAGCAGCTTCAGGTGGGATGCCCTGATATCCAGTTTGGGCCCATGGAGAAACATAGTGCCTGGTTCGGGGCTGTGGAACACCTCAGCAAGGCCGAGGG CCACCAGGAACCCAGCATCGAGCCTCGCAGTAGCAGCACCTCCCAGTCCAGTGCCCAGCTCCACAGTGGCCCTGACCTCAGCAGTGTGGACGCAGCTGCATCAGTCTCTGGACACTTGGTTGGTGCTTCCAAGCCTGACGTGGTGCTCGGCATGACCCTGGACACTGAATGCCCTAATGGCCAGGAGAAGCAG TTTGGGGAGTCAACCCCCCCATCGTCCCTGGAGCTGTCCACTGTCACCTCAACTTCCagcaccacctcctcctccttggcctgtgccctgccctgggcccctcTGAACAGCCACAGATGCTCGGGCTTGCTGCCAATTTATAACAAGCTGATGGACAATCAGTGCAAGGTCCTTGTCAGACTGGAAGTGGATAATAGAAATGCATGCAAGAGCCTCATGGTGAGCTGGGTGGGCGGCCATCCCTAG